Proteins from a single region of Malaclemys terrapin pileata isolate rMalTer1 chromosome 25, rMalTer1.hap1, whole genome shotgun sequence:
- the CDK5R1 gene encoding cyclin-dependent kinase 5 activator 1, which produces MGTVLSLSPSYRKAPLCEDGAAGVGRYTAVQNSKNAKERSQRRNPILAALPWKRIAAVSAKKKHSKKVQPSGGYQSNVAHLNSENLKKSLSCANLSTFAQPPAQPAAPPPPLSAAKSAASSGRKAPPNPSAAGTPKRVIVQASTSELLRCLGEFLCRRCYRLKHLSPTDPVLWLRSVDRSLLLQGWQDQGFITPANVVFLYMLCRDVISAEVATDHDLQAGLLTCLYLSYSYMGNEISYPLKPFLVESCKEAFWDRCLSIITLMSPKMLQINADPHYFTQVFADLKNECSQEEKSRLLIGLDR; this is translated from the coding sequence ATGGGCACGGTGCTGTCGCTGTCCCCCAGCTACCGCAAGGCGCCGCTGTGCGAGGATGGCGCGGCCGGCGTGGGGCGATACACCGCGGTGCAGAACAGCAAGAACGCCAAGGAGCGCAGCCAGCGGCGCAACCCCATCCTGGCGGCGCTGCCCTGGAAGCGCATCGCCGCCGTCTCGGCCAAGAAGAAACACTCCAAGAAGGTGCAGCCCAGCGGCGGCTACCAGAGCAACGTCGCCCACCTCAACAGCGAGAACCTGAAGAAGTCGCTGTCCTGCGCCAACCTCTCCACCTTCGCGCAGCCCCCCGCGCAGCCCGCggccccgccgccgccgctctCCGCGGCCAAGAGCGCAGCGTCCTCCGGCCGCAAAGCGCCGCCCAACCCCAGCGCGGCCGGCACCCCGAAGCGGGTCATCGTCCAGGCCTCCACCAGCGAGCTGCTGCGCTGCTTGGGCGAGTTCCTGTGCCGCCGCTGCTACCGCCTCAAGCACCTGTCGCCCACGGACCCCGTCTTGTGGCTGCGCAGCGTGGACAGGTCGCTGCTCCTGCAGGGCTGGCAGGACCAGGGCTTCATCACCCCGGCCAACGTGGTCTTCCTCTACATGCTGTGCCGGGATGTCATCTCCGCCGAGGTGGCCACCGACCACGACCTGCAGGCCGGCCTGCTGACCTGCCTGTACCTCTCCTACTCCTACATGGGCAACGAGATCTCCTACCCGCTCAAACCCTTCCTGGTGGAGAGCTGCAAGGAGGCCTTTTGGGACCGCTGCCTCTCCATCATCACCCTCATGAGCCCCAAGATGCTGCAGATCAACGCGGACCCGCACTACTTCACCCAGGTGTTTGCTGACCTGAAGAACGAGTGCAGCCAGGAGGAGAAGAGCCGGCTCCTCATCGGGCTGGACCGGTGA